From a region of the Mytilus galloprovincialis chromosome 3, xbMytGall1.hap1.1, whole genome shotgun sequence genome:
- the LOC143066325 gene encoding mu-type opioid receptor-like has product MHVNATEIYQNSTTEYLNYYGTVNLERDIQKYSKPVICLSGFIGNFLSAAIFLSKSQRKTSCSLYLGVRSLSDTGFLISLFFIWLGDMQVNAFKAPGLCQSIIFLSYVCAFLSVWFIVIVTFENYIRICMPFQVNTYCTTRKAKIIIVLFTLISFIIYNFTLWTFTVKIAPSGMSLCLPIQEFNYILQYLYYIDTVVTLVLPTLITIVLMIPITYNLLELLRRQQARLTGKSQQKDRRQSTPQSKVTKLLFSVSLAFILLSLPSHVVRTHLAISSFVALEEIDPLVVSLKYIFETIYYLSFAVNIVIYLTFGDRFRSDFKNKFCSRFSSKKEQSSQTTPSVLNADREESKTLLCQANNVRSETHV; this is encoded by the coding sequence ATGCATGTGAATGCGACGGAAATCTATCAAAATAGTACAACAGAATATCTCAACTATTACGGAACAGTGAACTTAGAAAGAGATATACAGAAGTATTCAAAGCCTGTCATATGTCTGTCAGGATTTATCGGGAACTTTTTATCAGCAGCCATCTTTCTCAGTAAATCACAGAGGAAAACATCATGCAGCCTCTATCTAGGGGTACGTTCGCTCTCGGATACAGGCTTTTTGAtatcattgttttttatttggttaggTGATATGCAAGTGAATGCATTTAAAGCTCCCGGATTATGCCAGTCTATTATATTCTTATCATATGTCTGTGCGTTTTTATCTGTGTGGTTTATCGTGATAGTAACGTTTGAAAACTACATTCGGATTTGTATGCCGTTTCAAGTTAATACATATTGCACAACAAGGAAGGCAAAGATTATAATTGTACTGTTCACActaatttcatttataatttacaatttcaCTTTATGGACTTTCACTGTCAAGATAGCTCCCTCTGGTATGTCACTGTGTTTGCCGATCCAGGAGTTTAATTACATCTTACAGTACTTGTATTATATTGACACCGTCGTAACGCTTGTACTGCCAACATTGATAACAATAGTTCTAATGATACCAATTACGTACAATTTATTAGAACTTCTTCGAAGACAACAAGCTCGCCTTACTGGAAAATCTCAACAGAAAGACAGAAGACAGAGCACCCCGCAAAGTAAAGTAACAAAACTCTTGTTTTCTGTGTCACTTGCATTCATTTTGCTCAGTTTACCAAGTCACGTTGTTCGAACACATCTTGCAATTTCAAGCTTTGTCGCGCTGGAAGAGATAGATCCATTGGTGGTATCGTTGAAATACATATTTGAGACAATTTATTACCTTAGCTTTGCCGTTAACATTGTGATATATCTTACGTTCGGTGATAGATTCAGAAGTGATTTTAAGAACAAGTTTTGCTCAAGGTTTAGCAGTAAAAAAGAACAGTCGTCACAAACCACCCCTTCAGTGTTAAATGCTGATAGAGAAGAATCAAAAACTTTGCTATGTCAGGCAAACAATGTGAGAAGTGAAACTCATGTCTAA